One window of Acidobacteriaceae bacterium genomic DNA carries:
- a CDS encoding Z1 domain-containing protein, translated as MMPTSNVEEKNITNALISGLANLAQAPTREQVEEKARQIAAVFGYQGDLRNIVTAALISVDTRMGEGVSLVDVAARHDDQWVRKRDDINWTYTNAYEEFLREEGWPPAMVGSLSDVTGRILGLLQDPRSEGTTWNRRGLVIGHVQSGKTANFTGVIARAADSGYKFIVVIAGIHNNLRRQTQERIDKAFIGRSSDPENRRNIGVGLAPAYPHPATLTNTNDDFNKTTAAKSGWKINDFSKPIVLIIKKNVSTLTEVYKWLKDLNAKGDGRISDVPMLLIDDEADNASINTNKEDLDPTKTNLKIREILSLFAKSCYVGYTATPFANIFINPEAYSDKAREDLFPRDFIYCLDAPTTYFGSEKVFLDEDSSSSIVIPIDDCENFIPHSHKRDDRLTELPPSLYRALNEFIVARAIRNLRGQANKHCSMMVNVSRFVPIQRAVRDFLSLRERKLREAVRANYLMPEATSSSNEYMQGLREAFDDQYSETEFAWSDVKKALNSVFDNLHLYVINSKSDEVLDYGRYEKDGIGLTAIAVGGLSLSRGLTVEGLTVSYMYRNTKMYDALMQMGRWFGYRPGYEDLCRVHLSRDSMDWYAHIAEASEELVQQVKRMRRDGLSPKDFGLYVRSHPDTLLVTATNKMRSGEEIAIEQSFSGLLRESHTLSTDSGVNEQNFALIQERWDRGFDGTSPAPTEKGFILRNVETDSIAEFVRRFECHSDYAPQKLETLAYLEEIAQRRSKSDVLLISPRAGNIAIASIPLKNQQRAPNGDLVKGSAWRLSKYRVASRGDEALGLTKEQKETAQKYAEEGKATRRTKKKEAEQVAVSDAHYRMVRDKPLLMIHSLEPNDGPIRGPIAAFGISFPFGDSETIKAVVNKVWLKQMLGSTDDPNDEDDWGD; from the coding sequence ATGATGCCGACTTCAAATGTCGAAGAGAAAAACATAACGAACGCCCTCATCTCAGGATTGGCGAATCTTGCTCAGGCTCCGACCCGTGAGCAGGTAGAGGAAAAGGCGAGGCAAATCGCTGCAGTCTTCGGTTATCAGGGAGATCTCCGCAACATCGTGACTGCGGCTCTGATCTCGGTTGATACCAGAATGGGCGAGGGTGTCTCATTGGTAGACGTCGCTGCCAGACACGATGATCAATGGGTCCGGAAGCGCGATGACATCAACTGGACCTACACGAACGCCTACGAGGAGTTCCTCCGTGAAGAAGGTTGGCCACCAGCCATGGTCGGTTCGCTGAGCGACGTCACTGGACGAATTCTCGGATTGCTGCAAGATCCCCGTAGCGAAGGCACTACATGGAATCGTCGGGGATTGGTGATCGGTCACGTTCAATCAGGTAAGACCGCCAACTTCACTGGCGTCATTGCACGTGCGGCGGACTCCGGATACAAGTTCATCGTTGTAATCGCGGGCATCCACAACAATCTGAGACGACAAACGCAAGAGCGTATCGATAAGGCCTTCATCGGAAGATCATCTGATCCGGAAAATCGGCGAAACATCGGAGTCGGGCTTGCACCCGCTTATCCGCATCCAGCGACGCTGACGAACACGAACGACGATTTCAATAAGACGACCGCTGCGAAGAGCGGTTGGAAAATCAACGATTTCAGTAAGCCAATCGTCCTGATCATCAAGAAGAATGTCTCAACCCTGACGGAGGTCTACAAGTGGCTCAAAGACCTCAATGCGAAGGGTGATGGCCGAATTTCGGATGTCCCTATGCTGTTGATTGACGATGAGGCCGATAACGCCTCGATCAATACGAACAAAGAGGACCTCGATCCTACTAAGACCAACCTGAAAATCCGCGAGATCCTCAGCCTCTTCGCAAAATCTTGCTACGTCGGCTATACAGCCACGCCATTTGCCAACATCTTCATCAACCCGGAAGCATACAGCGACAAAGCTCGCGAGGATCTTTTCCCGCGAGACTTTATCTACTGTCTGGATGCCCCAACCACATATTTTGGCTCGGAGAAGGTCTTTCTCGATGAGGACAGCAGTAGCTCAATTGTCATCCCCATCGATGATTGCGAAAACTTCATTCCCCATTCTCACAAAAGGGATGATCGACTAACAGAGCTGCCTCCAAGTCTATATAGGGCGCTCAACGAATTCATTGTCGCCAGGGCCATACGCAATCTCCGTGGACAGGCCAACAAGCACTGCTCAATGATGGTGAACGTCTCGCGGTTCGTTCCGATTCAACGGGCAGTCCGGGACTTTCTTTCGTTGCGAGAGCGAAAGCTTCGGGAAGCGGTCAGAGCCAATTACCTGATGCCTGAAGCGACGTCTTCAAGCAATGAGTATATGCAGGGTTTGCGAGAAGCCTTCGATGACCAGTATTCGGAAACCGAGTTCGCATGGTCAGACGTCAAGAAGGCGCTCAACAGTGTATTCGACAACCTGCATCTCTACGTGATCAACAGCAAGAGCGATGAAGTTCTTGATTACGGACGCTATGAAAAGGATGGGATTGGCCTGACCGCGATTGCGGTGGGAGGGCTTAGCCTGTCGAGAGGTCTGACTGTCGAAGGGCTCACTGTCAGTTACATGTATCGGAACACCAAGATGTACGATGCACTGATGCAGATGGGCCGCTGGTTCGGTTACCGTCCAGGTTACGAGGACCTCTGTAGGGTGCACTTGTCACGGGATTCAATGGATTGGTACGCGCATATCGCGGAAGCCTCTGAGGAACTCGTTCAACAGGTCAAGCGTATGCGACGCGACGGCCTGAGCCCGAAAGATTTTGGTCTGTACGTTCGCTCGCATCCTGACACTCTGCTCGTCACGGCGACCAACAAGATGCGTAGCGGCGAAGAGATCGCGATTGAGCAGAGTTTCAGCGGATTGTTGAGAGAAAGTCATACTCTCTCAACCGATTCCGGCGTCAATGAACAGAACTTTGCGCTGATTCAAGAGAGGTGGGATCGCGGTTTCGATGGCACCTCTCCAGCTCCAACTGAAAAGGGATTCATCTTGCGTAACGTCGAGACCGATTCGATCGCCGAATTCGTTCGACGTTTTGAATGTCATTCTGACTATGCACCGCAAAAACTTGAGACGTTGGCATATCTCGAAGAAATAGCACAGCGCAGATCGAAGTCGGACGTTCTGCTTATTTCACCAAGAGCTGGGAACATCGCCATTGCGTCGATCCCTCTGAAGAACCAACAGCGAGCCCCGAACGGAGACCTGGTCAAAGGATCTGCGTGGCGTCTGAGCAAATATCGAGTGGCGTCGCGCGGCGATGAAGCGTTGGGCCTTACCAAGGAACAGAAGGAAACAGCACAAAAATATGCCGAGGAAGGAAAGGCGACGAGGCGCACGAAGAAGAAAGAGGCCGAGCAGGTTGCCGTCTCAGACGCGCATTACCGGATGGTCCGGGATAAACCGTTGCTTATGATTCACAGTCTTGAACCAAACGACGGGCCCATTAGAGGGCCAATCGCAGCGTTTGGTATCAGCTTCCCGTTCGGCGACTCTGAGACCATCAAAGCTGTCGTCAACAAAGTTTGGCTGAAACAGATGCTTGGGTCCACCGATGATCCCAACGATGAGGACGACTGGGGTGACTGA
- a CDS encoding ATP-binding protein: protein MARPHPLPPSAASLSASLRDLGYSLETAIADLIDNSISAEASEIQIFCDTGRSVPVLAIIDDGQGMNSEQLIAALRHGSTNPKEKRSTKDLGRFGLGLKTASFSQCKRLTVVSSISGVRVGAEWDLTAVEDLDDWFISILENDEIESLPYLDSLPATGTLVLWRDLDRLSEDELGRKRDEIVNEKLSVVERHLALVFHRFLAGEVKDRKKIALRINGHPIAPFDPFCRNNDATQVLPLEPVWINDVQITMQPYILPHHSRLNANEYEYYQDRSDFISNQGAYVYRNGRLMAWGDWFRMVPKGEATKLARVQIDFPNSLDEAWTIDIKKSRARPPYEVRERLRHIIAKITARSVTVHRGRGQRLFQETQAPLWERYAEHAGIRFVINLEHPLIVSLQKSLAPSEADSLLLLLSSIASSLPVEMIYSDYSTHPRDFSQVAGSDLTIALERLKGLKQALYGDGPADPKAFFQIIKSTHLFDGQLDIVNTFIQETLK, encoded by the coding sequence ATGGCACGACCTCATCCTCTCCCACCAAGCGCCGCTAGTCTGTCCGCGTCACTCCGGGATCTCGGATACTCACTAGAAACCGCGATCGCGGATCTGATCGACAACAGCATTTCGGCGGAAGCCTCAGAAATTCAGATTTTTTGCGATACCGGTCGCAGCGTACCTGTTTTGGCCATTATTGATGATGGGCAAGGCATGAACAGCGAGCAGCTAATCGCTGCACTCCGGCACGGCTCAACCAATCCCAAGGAAAAGCGCAGTACAAAAGATCTCGGCCGCTTTGGTCTTGGCTTGAAGACCGCTTCTTTCTCTCAATGCAAGAGATTGACGGTTGTCAGCAGTATCAGCGGTGTTCGAGTCGGTGCGGAATGGGATCTCACCGCTGTCGAAGACCTCGATGATTGGTTTATCTCCATCCTCGAAAACGATGAGATTGAATCTCTTCCTTATCTGGACTCCCTCCCCGCAACCGGAACCTTGGTGCTTTGGCGAGATCTTGACCGTCTTTCTGAGGACGAGCTGGGACGCAAACGCGATGAGATCGTGAATGAGAAACTCTCAGTGGTCGAGCGGCATCTCGCGCTCGTCTTCCATCGATTCCTCGCGGGCGAAGTGAAGGATCGAAAAAAGATCGCGCTTCGGATAAATGGTCATCCCATCGCCCCGTTCGATCCGTTCTGCCGAAACAACGATGCGACGCAAGTTCTACCGTTGGAACCAGTCTGGATAAACGATGTCCAGATTACGATGCAGCCCTATATTCTGCCACACCACAGCCGCCTCAACGCGAATGAATACGAATACTACCAAGATCGCAGTGATTTCATATCGAATCAGGGAGCCTACGTCTATCGCAATGGACGCCTCATGGCTTGGGGTGATTGGTTTCGCATGGTGCCGAAAGGCGAAGCAACGAAACTTGCGCGCGTCCAGATCGATTTTCCAAACAGCTTAGACGAAGCGTGGACGATCGATATCAAGAAATCACGCGCCCGTCCACCCTACGAAGTTCGCGAACGCCTCCGCCACATCATCGCAAAGATCACTGCCAGAAGTGTGACAGTACATCGTGGAAGAGGGCAGAGGTTATTCCAGGAAACCCAGGCGCCGCTCTGGGAACGGTACGCCGAACACGCCGGAATCCGATTCGTCATCAATCTAGAACATCCTTTGATCGTGTCGCTTCAGAAGAGCTTAGCTCCGTCCGAAGCGGATTCTCTACTGTTATTGCTCAGTTCGATCGCTTCTTCACTCCCAGTGGAGATGATCTATTCAGACTATTCGACGCACCCGCGTGACTTCTCCCAAGTCGCCGGCAGCGACCTAACTATCGCGTTGGAAAGGCTAAAAGGTCTCAAGCAGGCTCTCTACGGTGACGGGCCAGCAGACCCCAAAGCGTTTTTTCAGATCATCAAGTCAACACATCTCTTTGACGGACAACTCGACATCGTCAATACCTTCATCCAAGAGACGCTCAAATGA
- the vsr gene encoding DNA mismatch endonuclease Vsr, producing the protein MDRIDQKRRSWNMGRIKGRDTAPEVQVRSILHRAGYRFRLHRKDLPGKPDIVLPRHKTAIFVHGCFWHRHKGCSNCSTPKSNVEFWEAKFSGNVERDRRNVKKLQNSGWRVVVVWECELSRPDELSSRLLNLFRPSKC; encoded by the coding sequence GTGGATCGCATCGATCAGAAGCGTCGGAGCTGGAACATGGGCCGTATCAAAGGACGCGATACGGCACCCGAGGTTCAAGTCCGTTCAATTCTTCATCGAGCTGGCTACCGCTTCCGCCTGCATCGCAAGGATCTACCCGGTAAGCCTGATATCGTCCTTCCCAGGCACAAGACTGCCATATTTGTACACGGATGCTTTTGGCATCGGCATAAGGGATGTTCGAACTGTTCCACGCCGAAAAGTAACGTGGAGTTTTGGGAAGCGAAGTTCTCTGGCAACGTTGAGAGAGACAGGCGGAATGTCAAGAAACTTCAAAATTCCGGGTGGCGGGTAGTCGTGGTATGGGAATGCGAATTGTCACGCCCGGATGAGCTCAGCAGCCGCCTGCTGAACCTGTTCAGACCTTCGAAATGCTAG
- a CDS encoding DNA cytosine methyltransferase: protein MIPVIDIFAGPGGLGEGFSSLKDRTGRSAFKIRLSLEKEEHAHRTLQLRAFFRQFDLGRVPEDYYRALRGELAIDDLYQNHPEKAEAARGEAVCLTLGEKTWKQTESLIRQALRGQDRWVLIGGPPCQAYSLAGRARNKGIEGYDPAGDHRHFLYREYLKILGTFHPSVFVMENVKGLLSSRPEGSLIFDQIQRDLADPAEALGNRHSNNGSRRYMYRLFSLSAENIRGPQRFVLRSELYGVPQSRHRVIIIGVRDDITGLAPAQLHPVPPVSVKKVIGDLPPLRSGLSRSEDTPQAWLGVVQDSQHQSWFRSTLKKETEIGDALRSALSALRKPRKDRGGEFIPWDIDIEEKREWFFDRRLKGVCNHTARGHIEQDLYRYFFAACFAEAQGISPTLRDFPVQLLPDHENVSKSVEEGSLFQDRFRVQVAGRPATTITSHISKDGHYYIHYDPTQCRSLTVREAARLQTFPDNYFFTGPRTAQYQQVGNAVPPLMASQIAASVLELLERR from the coding sequence GTGATACCAGTAATCGACATTTTCGCGGGTCCGGGAGGACTGGGTGAGGGCTTCTCATCGCTGAAGGATCGGACAGGCCGCTCCGCATTCAAAATCAGGCTCTCGCTCGAAAAAGAGGAGCATGCACATCGCACTCTTCAGCTCAGAGCCTTTTTTCGTCAGTTTGATCTTGGGCGCGTTCCCGAAGACTACTACCGCGCTCTCCGGGGGGAACTTGCCATCGACGATTTGTACCAAAATCATCCTGAGAAAGCGGAAGCGGCCCGCGGCGAAGCCGTGTGCTTGACATTGGGAGAAAAAACCTGGAAGCAGACTGAATCTCTGATCCGTCAGGCACTCAGGGGCCAGGATAGATGGGTCTTGATTGGAGGTCCGCCCTGTCAGGCATATTCTCTTGCAGGTCGAGCGAGGAATAAAGGCATTGAAGGATACGATCCGGCCGGAGATCATCGCCACTTCCTCTATCGAGAGTATTTGAAGATTCTCGGGACCTTCCATCCGTCCGTCTTCGTGATGGAAAACGTGAAGGGGCTCCTTTCTTCACGGCCAGAAGGTTCGCTTATATTCGATCAGATTCAGAGGGACTTGGCCGATCCCGCAGAGGCACTCGGAAACCGCCATTCGAACAACGGATCGAGGCGCTACATGTATCGTCTCTTTTCACTCTCGGCCGAAAACATACGCGGCCCGCAGCGGTTCGTTCTTCGATCCGAACTCTATGGGGTGCCGCAGTCCCGCCACCGAGTGATCATTATCGGCGTGCGCGACGACATTACTGGGTTGGCTCCCGCTCAGCTGCATCCGGTTCCCCCGGTTTCGGTAAAAAAGGTAATCGGAGACCTTCCTCCGCTTCGTAGTGGTTTGTCACGGAGCGAGGACACGCCCCAAGCATGGTTGGGCGTTGTGCAAGATAGTCAACATCAGTCTTGGTTTCGCTCTACTTTGAAGAAGGAAACCGAAATCGGCGACGCCTTGAGATCTGCGTTATCTGCGCTGCGGAAGCCTCGCAAGGATCGAGGAGGGGAATTTATCCCGTGGGACATCGACATCGAGGAGAAGCGGGAATGGTTCTTTGATCGGAGATTGAAGGGAGTCTGTAATCACACCGCGAGGGGCCATATCGAACAGGATCTCTATCGATACTTTTTTGCTGCTTGCTTTGCCGAAGCACAAGGAATCAGCCCTACGCTACGGGACTTCCCGGTCCAGCTGCTTCCGGATCATGAGAATGTATCGAAGTCAGTAGAAGAAGGAAGCCTTTTCCAGGATCGATTCAGAGTTCAGGTTGCCGGACGCCCCGCCACGACTATTACCTCACACATTTCGAAAGACGGGCATTACTACATTCACTACGACCCGACACAGTGCCGCAGCCTCACAGTCCGCGAAGCAGCTCGTCTACAGACGTTTCCTGACAACTACTTCTTCACGGGTCCGCGCACGGCGCAGTACCAGCAGGTAGGCAATGCTGTGCCGCCTCTGATGGCCTCGCAGATCGCTGCTTCAGTGCTGGAGCTCCTTGAAAGAAGATGA
- a CDS encoding tyrosine-type recombinase/integrase: MKITDKVMRALKPPADEYTILWDDEVTGFGARITCSGVVSFVLSYRAHGTRKRVYTIGRFPEWTALAARDEAIELKKKIRNGGDPAGERQAVRREATFGDLLDDYLKSEEFTRKRPHTRRDYRRMAEKHLRPAWGMMRLKTVQRRDVEVLHTSLKDTPYQANRIVSFASRLFNYAIEEKMTEAHPARNIEHFHEEKRTRFLNEDDSGEIARFTAALDAYHDQNAANALRLLLLTGSRSGEVLKADWSQFNLTRGIWTKPSSHTKQKKTEHVPLSPEALALLKSMKSQNASGPLFLGRAGKNGKRKARVSLKRPWLQCCKAAGLVEVFEVHGKRGKLKRYKPVVRTHDLRHTFASHLVSNGVSLPVVGKLLGHVTPSITQRYAHLSNDSLKEATAKFGKILEFERKRA, from the coding sequence ATGAAAATTACGGACAAGGTGATGCGGGCTCTGAAGCCTCCCGCCGATGAATACACGATTCTTTGGGATGATGAGGTCACTGGCTTTGGAGCGCGCATTACCTGCTCGGGCGTTGTCTCATTTGTGCTGTCGTATCGCGCGCACGGGACGCGCAAGCGTGTCTACACGATTGGAAGGTTCCCGGAGTGGACGGCTCTCGCGGCCCGCGACGAAGCGATTGAACTCAAGAAGAAGATTCGCAATGGTGGCGACCCGGCGGGTGAGCGTCAGGCCGTGCGCCGTGAGGCAACCTTCGGCGACCTGCTGGACGACTACCTCAAGAGTGAAGAGTTCACGCGGAAGCGGCCCCACACACGGCGGGACTATCGCCGTATGGCGGAGAAACACCTTCGACCTGCGTGGGGCATGATGCGATTGAAGACGGTGCAGCGGCGCGACGTGGAGGTGCTGCACACATCGCTAAAGGACACACCCTATCAAGCCAACAGAATCGTCTCCTTCGCCTCGCGGCTATTCAATTACGCCATCGAAGAGAAGATGACCGAAGCTCATCCTGCGCGGAATATTGAGCACTTCCACGAAGAGAAGCGCACGCGGTTCCTAAATGAAGACGACTCCGGCGAGATTGCGCGCTTTACTGCGGCGCTCGATGCGTACCACGATCAGAATGCGGCGAACGCGCTGCGTCTACTCTTGCTCACTGGCTCGCGTTCTGGTGAGGTGCTGAAAGCAGACTGGAGCCAGTTCAATCTGACTCGCGGCATCTGGACAAAACCCTCCTCACACACTAAGCAAAAGAAGACGGAGCACGTGCCTTTGTCACCTGAAGCGCTTGCGCTGCTCAAAAGCATGAAGTCGCAGAACGCCAGCGGGCCGCTGTTCCTCGGCAGGGCAGGGAAGAATGGGAAGCGGAAAGCGCGGGTCTCGCTCAAGCGCCCTTGGCTGCAATGCTGCAAGGCGGCGGGTCTGGTCGAGGTGTTCGAAGTGCACGGTAAACGTGGAAAGCTGAAGCGCTATAAGCCGGTAGTCCGCACGCACGATCTCAGGCACACCTTTGCCTCGCATCTTGTTTCCAATGGCGTGAGTCTTCCCGTTGTCGGCAAGCTGCTAGGCCACGTTACACCGTCGATTACGCAACGTTACGCCCATCTCAGCAACGACAGTCTGAAAGAAGCCACGGCGAAGTTCGGCAAGATTCTGGAGTTCGAGCGCAAGCGTGCCTAG
- a CDS encoding NAD(+)/NADH kinase translates to MPKAAIISKPQKPELCDILAQLLEWFGERGYECVLDPESAGYLNREHDAVERSEMPRHRPEICVTLGGDGTLLSAARAFAHSDTPILGCNLGSLGFLTEVPLAELFTTLEAWKNGTAFIDSRNMMHAQLLRDGESPREFLALNDVVLAKGAIARMGEFMVEVDGQFVARFRADGVIVATPTGSTAYTLAAGGPILIPSLDAMVLTAICPHLLTIRPIVVPGPSEITLTVDVVPHETYLTMDGQEAVELLLNDRIRCRRSERCVKLLRLRPNGIFNVLRAKLSWGER, encoded by the coding sequence ATGCCCAAGGCTGCAATCATCTCGAAGCCGCAAAAACCGGAGCTGTGTGACATTCTCGCGCAGTTGCTGGAGTGGTTTGGAGAGCGCGGCTATGAGTGTGTGTTGGATCCGGAGAGCGCGGGTTATCTGAACCGCGAGCACGACGCGGTGGAGCGGTCGGAGATGCCGCGGCACAGGCCGGAGATTTGCGTGACGCTGGGAGGCGATGGGACGCTGCTTTCCGCGGCGCGCGCGTTTGCACACTCGGATACGCCGATCCTGGGCTGCAATCTGGGCTCGCTGGGATTTCTGACCGAGGTTCCGCTGGCCGAGCTGTTTACGACGCTCGAGGCGTGGAAGAACGGAACGGCGTTCATCGACTCGCGCAACATGATGCATGCGCAGTTGCTGCGAGATGGCGAGTCGCCGCGGGAGTTTCTGGCGCTGAACGATGTGGTGCTGGCGAAGGGCGCGATCGCGCGGATGGGCGAGTTCATGGTGGAGGTTGACGGGCAGTTCGTGGCGCGGTTTCGCGCGGACGGCGTGATCGTCGCAACTCCGACGGGCTCGACCGCATACACGCTGGCGGCCGGTGGGCCGATCCTGATTCCGTCGCTGGATGCGATGGTGCTGACGGCTATTTGTCCGCACCTGCTGACGATTCGGCCGATCGTGGTTCCGGGTCCGTCCGAGATCACGCTGACGGTGGATGTTGTTCCGCACGAAACCTACCTGACGATGGATGGACAGGAGGCGGTTGAGCTGCTGCTGAACGACAGGATTCGCTGCCGGAGATCAGAGCGGTGCGTGAAGCTGCTGCGGCTTCGGCCGAATGGCATCTTCAACGTGCTGCGCGCCAAGTTAAGTTGGGGCGAGCGCTAA
- a CDS encoding TlyA family RNA methyltransferase — MKVRIDKLLVDRGHAASRERAQALILAGRVLVNEQKVDKPGAQIGEDATVRLLGEDLRYVSRGGLKLEHALKTWSIGVTGLACADIGASTGGFTDCMLQHGAASVLAIDTGFGKIAHKLRVDPRVKLMERANARLLKPGEVAALLKEQIRFFAMDVSFISATLVLPSVVAALAPAGERWAGEAVVLVKPQFEAGREHVGKGGIVRDPAAHSLAIERVREAVRELKGEVLAVMDSPILGMEGNREFLLHARF, encoded by the coding sequence TTGAAAGTACGAATCGACAAACTGCTGGTGGACCGGGGGCATGCGGCGTCGCGTGAGCGCGCGCAGGCGCTGATTCTTGCCGGACGCGTGCTGGTGAACGAACAGAAGGTGGACAAGCCGGGTGCGCAGATTGGCGAGGACGCGACGGTGCGCCTGCTGGGCGAGGACCTGCGCTATGTGAGCCGCGGCGGTTTAAAGCTGGAGCATGCGCTGAAGACGTGGTCGATTGGTGTGACGGGACTGGCGTGCGCGGATATCGGGGCGTCAACGGGCGGCTTTACGGACTGCATGTTGCAGCATGGAGCGGCGAGCGTGCTGGCGATCGATACGGGCTTTGGGAAGATTGCGCACAAGCTGCGGGTGGACCCGCGGGTGAAGCTGATGGAGCGGGCTAATGCTCGTTTGCTAAAGCCCGGCGAGGTCGCGGCGTTGCTGAAGGAGCAGATACGGTTCTTCGCGATGGATGTGAGTTTTATCTCGGCGACGCTGGTGCTGCCGTCGGTTGTAGCCGCGCTGGCTCCAGCGGGCGAGAGATGGGCGGGTGAGGCCGTAGTGCTGGTGAAGCCGCAGTTCGAGGCGGGGCGCGAGCATGTGGGCAAGGGCGGGATTGTGCGCGATCCTGCCGCGCATTCGCTGGCGATTGAGCGCGTGCGTGAGGCGGTGCGTGAGCTGAAAGGCGAGGTGCTGGCAGTGATGGACTCGCCGATTCTTGGGATGGAAGGGAATCGGGAGTTTCTGTTGCATGCGAGGTTCTAG
- a CDS encoding sigma-70 family RNA polymerase sigma factor gives MKSNVEGPMINGTTEQDAQLLGRVRRGDDQAMATIYDRYSRVVYSVALRVLRDPASAEDVVQDVFLGLWRRPESFISARGSLGGWLAVVARNRSIDTLRRKRPSEQVEEVYLASPFDLSSEAERNNMMQRARGVIVRLPLEQRKALEMAYFDGLTHSEIAEVTGDPLGTVKTRIRAALLNLRKELEA, from the coding sequence ATGAAGAGTAACGTTGAAGGACCGATGATCAATGGAACCACGGAACAGGATGCCCAATTATTGGGCCGGGTACGTCGCGGCGATGATCAGGCCATGGCCACCATCTACGATCGCTACTCCAGAGTGGTTTACTCCGTCGCGCTCCGCGTCCTGCGCGACCCCGCCTCTGCCGAAGACGTCGTTCAGGACGTCTTTCTCGGCCTCTGGCGCCGCCCCGAGAGCTTCATCTCCGCCCGCGGCAGCCTCGGCGGCTGGCTGGCCGTCGTCGCCCGCAACCGCTCCATCGACACCCTCCGCCGCAAACGCCCCAGCGAACAGGTTGAGGAGGTTTATCTCGCCTCACCTTTCGATCTCTCCAGCGAAGCCGAGCGAAACAACATGATGCAGCGCGCCCGGGGCGTTATCGTGCGACTTCCGTTGGAGCAACGAAAAGCCCTCGAAATGGCATACTTCGATGGGCTCACCCACTCCGAGATCGCCGAAGTCACAGGCGACCCCCTCGGCACCGTAAAAACCCGCATCCGTGCCGCGCTGTTGAACCTGCGAAAGGAGCTGGAAGCATAA
- a CDS encoding anti-sigma factor codes for MIDTHIPEDDLVLFALQLLPEERMRQAKKHAETCDLCRGEIAKLQGDLVAYSMTADFHAPPPAARDRFMRQIAKEPKLAPLEPEPEPERRPAPAPAPPPLTPLEDRRATQAQIHAASEPFFPTRQSRALGRTIPEDELEVPPERRRRGLHRGMPEDEPEVPKERRRPSRAPWVLAWTGWAVAAGASFVAGLQLHQRQQIQSSIAAQQARMDDATRQAAHARDVLATITSANAMEMPLHLTAAVKAATPVKPGTAPTPAAAPSAEALVAYLADKGALVFIGTHMEPAPAGKTYELWLLPANGGNPMPAGTFKPDAQGTARIVMPQLPKGVAAKGFGVTVENDGGSETPTLPIVMS; via the coding sequence ATGATCGACACCCACATTCCCGAAGACGACCTCGTACTCTTCGCCCTCCAGCTCCTGCCCGAAGAACGTATGCGCCAGGCAAAAAAGCATGCCGAGACGTGCGATCTCTGCCGCGGCGAAATCGCCAAACTGCAGGGCGACCTCGTCGCCTACTCCATGACCGCTGATTTCCATGCGCCTCCGCCAGCCGCCCGCGACCGCTTCATGCGCCAGATTGCGAAGGAGCCGAAGCTCGCCCCGCTGGAGCCGGAACCGGAGCCCGAACGCAGGCCCGCGCCCGCGCCAGCGCCCCCGCCCCTCACTCCCCTCGAAGACCGCCGCGCCACGCAGGCTCAAATTCACGCCGCCTCCGAGCCCTTCTTCCCTACCCGCCAGAGCCGTGCCCTGGGCAGGACAATTCCCGAGGATGAACTTGAGGTCCCGCCGGAACGCCGTCGGCGCGGCCTCCATAGGGGCATGCCCGAGGATGAGCCGGAGGTTCCGAAGGAGCGCCGCCGTCCCAGCCGCGCCCCCTGGGTGCTCGCCTGGACAGGCTGGGCCGTAGCCGCAGGCGCCTCCTTCGTCGCCGGCCTCCAGCTACATCAGCGCCAACAGATTCAGAGCTCTATCGCCGCGCAGCAGGCCCGCATGGACGACGCCACACGCCAGGCCGCCCATGCCCGCGATGTGCTCGCCACCATAACTTCCGCGAATGCAATGGAGATGCCCCTGCATCTCACCGCTGCGGTGAAGGCCGCCACCCCCGTCAAGCCCGGCACGGCCCCAACGCCTGCCGCCGCGCCCTCGGCCGAGGCCCTCGTCGCCTATCTCGCCGACAAGGGCGCACTCGTCTTCATCGGCACCCACATGGAGCCTGCGCCCGCCGGCAAGACCTACGAGCTCTGGCTACTCCCTGCAAACGGTGGCAACCCCATGCCCGCCGGCACCTTCAAGCCTGACGCCCAGGGCACCGCCCGCATCGTGATGCCTCAGCTTCCCAAGGGCGTCGCCGCCAAGGGCTTCGGTGTCACGGTGGAGAACGACGGCGGCTCCGAAACGCCTACGCTGCCGATCGTCATGTCCTAG